A stretch of the Chloroflexota bacterium genome encodes the following:
- the aroA gene encoding 3-phosphoshikimate 1-carboxyvinyltransferase has translation MIKEISSCSILRGEVTPPGDKSISHRAAILNSIAEGKSRIVNFSPGADCASTLACLQAVGASIKQVHSTPLTIEVYGAGRKGLSEAEDVLDAGNSATTMRLLTGLLAGQPFLSVITGDSSLRSRPMGRVILPLRLMGAKIWGRGRDTLAPLAVKGQELHGLNYSLPVASAQIKSAMLIAGLFAPQGKTTVYEPSKSRDHTERLLQAMGVTLAVDDTCVILTPPRTPPQSVDVLIPGDISSAAYWLVLGAIHPDAKIKIKDTGINPTRTGIIDVLLKMGANLKIENQRSAGNEPFADLTIESSELSGIEIGGDLIPRLIDEIPVLAVAACVARGVTTIKDAAELRVKETDRIGHLAKELSKLGATIEELPDGMVIHGGAKLRGAKCSSHHDHRLAMAFGIAGAIAGGKTLIEEAEVAEISYPAFWQHMELLETS, from the coding sequence ATGATAAAAGAGATTAGCTCCTGCTCTATTCTGAGAGGTGAGGTCACCCCTCCGGGTGACAAGTCCATCTCCCATCGGGCGGCTATCTTAAACAGCATCGCCGAGGGGAAGTCGAGGATAGTCAACTTCTCTCCAGGAGCCGATTGCGCTTCTACCCTGGCCTGTTTACAGGCCGTGGGCGCGAGCATAAAACAGGTCCACTCCACACCCCTGACTATCGAGGTTTACGGTGCAGGGAGAAAAGGTCTGTCTGAAGCCGAGGATGTGCTTGATGCCGGCAATAGCGCCACCACCATGCGTCTGTTGACCGGGTTACTGGCTGGTCAGCCATTTCTCTCTGTAATCACCGGTGACAGTTCGCTGCGCAGCCGTCCTATGGGACGAGTCATATTGCCCCTGCGTTTGATGGGGGCCAAAATCTGGGGCAGAGGAAGAGATACACTGGCGCCGCTGGCTGTCAAGGGGCAGGAACTTCATGGTCTCAACTACTCTCTGCCGGTTGCCAGCGCCCAGATCAAATCAGCGATGTTGATCGCCGGTCTTTTTGCTCCACAGGGGAAAACGACTGTCTATGAGCCATCGAAATCACGCGACCACACTGAGCGGTTACTACAGGCTATGGGGGTGACTCTGGCAGTGGACGATACGTGCGTTATCCTCACTCCCCCAAGGACTCCCCCACAGTCTGTCGATGTGCTTATACCGGGCGATATAAGCTCTGCAGCTTATTGGCTGGTATTGGGGGCGATTCACCCCGATGCAAAGATCAAGATCAAAGACACTGGCATCAATCCCACCAGAACCGGGATCATCGATGTCCTGTTAAAGATGGGAGCAAACCTCAAGATAGAGAATCAGCGTTCGGCAGGCAATGAGCCGTTTGCTGACCTCACTATTGAGTCAAGCGAACTAAGCGGTATTGAGATAGGTGGCGATCTTATCCCCCGGCTGATCGATGAGATCCCGGTGCTGGCAGTAGCGGCCTGTGTTGCCAGAGGCGTTACCACCATCAAGGATGCTGCGGAACTGCGCGTCAAGGAAACGGACAGAATAGGCCACCTGGCTAAAGAGCTTTCAAAGCTGGGGGCAACCATAGAGGAATTGCCCGATGGCATGGTTATTCATGGAGGAGCAAAGCTTCGCGGGGCAAAATGCTCGAGTCACCATGACCATCGGTTGGCCATGGCTTTCGGAATAGCAGGGGCAATCGCCGGCGGCAAGACTCTGATTGAAGAGGCTGAAGTTGCAGAAATCTCCTACCCTGCTTTCTGGCAGCACATGGAATTGTTAGAGACAAGTTAA
- a CDS encoding fibronectin type III domain-containing protein: MRWIRAVGAVLMSVVLTLGSTSCAKKDASPPVVSDVVVSGIGKTTATIEWTTDEAAASQVDYGTTTAYGISSTLDDNLVTNHGVALVDLAAGTTYHFRVRAIDATGNESASPDASFSTDLDWPFLGSIDIAEATAGEALTWLVQGVTQFSRTYSMPEVSFTMTDAPLKNRRNGQISPTLLAGYFFLQWDISSTDFEKYANTINALFIRSALMSFVDYANNRVFLPWSRQSTQIPTDVAGIIRVCNDQHIPVFVQVNDSDFIPGPTGTGLESLQPSNNIANTLAFLRTLKSNSLSVTGITFGDEIEDNNDTNSTGYGPYRPNLYNSDYVGRFISYAKAIKSEFPELKIYAFDSYIAATRGRVSLYWDCLERIREAEIQEGRALLDGFSFGESYVYMDDQGNVMDSQSILDDTESLYRDTPVYRYDFDGTRHPDPDAGYLPLLVSKTREIFGRDIDIGIREYLPAGAFWISEIDTSRYSDMDFIIHFSDMVGIYAELGLDYISKIMFGDSVNQHKAYFDRQGNLGPNFPVHKQLAERFSGEILEVGRTVPYDDLKVKVYGTHKGDSYFVMILNKDVDRGHTIQVTLDDRFDLTLRLPKRSYTSLTVSSEGIEVSTIQG, encoded by the coding sequence ATGAGGTGGATACGTGCAGTTGGCGCAGTATTGATGTCTGTGGTGTTGACTCTTGGTTCGACAAGCTGCGCTAAGAAAGACGCTAGCCCACCAGTGGTCTCGGATGTGGTGGTCTCTGGCATTGGCAAAACCACCGCTACTATTGAATGGACCACCGATGAGGCAGCCGCTTCTCAGGTAGACTACGGAACCACGACCGCCTATGGCATATCATCGACCTTAGATGACAACTTGGTGACCAATCATGGTGTGGCATTGGTCGACCTGGCAGCAGGCACCACATACCACTTCAGAGTCAGAGCAATAGACGCAACCGGCAATGAGTCTGCATCACCGGACGCCAGTTTCTCGACCGATCTGGATTGGCCCTTTTTAGGATCGATTGACATCGCCGAAGCTACTGCTGGGGAAGCTCTAACCTGGTTGGTACAAGGGGTTACCCAATTCTCGAGGACCTACTCGATGCCAGAAGTGTCCTTCACCATGACAGACGCTCCGTTGAAAAACCGGCGGAATGGGCAGATATCACCAACTCTCCTTGCCGGCTACTTCTTTCTTCAATGGGACATATCAAGCACCGACTTCGAGAAGTACGCCAATACGATCAATGCTCTGTTCATTCGATCTGCACTGATGTCATTCGTTGACTATGCGAACAACCGAGTGTTCCTACCCTGGAGCCGCCAGTCAACCCAGATCCCAACCGATGTCGCTGGTATCATCCGGGTCTGCAATGATCAGCACATTCCAGTATTCGTGCAGGTCAACGACTCGGATTTCATTCCAGGGCCGACGGGTACAGGACTTGAATCATTGCAGCCGAGTAACAATATCGCCAATACGCTGGCATTCCTAAGGACTCTGAAGTCCAACTCCTTGTCTGTTACCGGAATCACCTTTGGCGATGAAATAGAGGACAACAATGATACCAACAGTACTGGTTATGGGCCATACAGGCCGAATCTGTACAATTCAGACTATGTTGGAAGGTTCATATCGTATGCCAAGGCGATCAAGTCCGAGTTCCCCGAATTGAAGATCTACGCCTTTGACTCATACATTGCTGCTACCCGTGGGCGAGTTTCACTCTACTGGGACTGCCTTGAACGCATACGAGAGGCAGAGATCCAGGAAGGCAGGGCTCTACTCGATGGATTCTCGTTCGGGGAGAGCTACGTCTATATGGATGACCAAGGCAACGTCATGGACTCCCAGTCAATCCTCGATGATACTGAATCGTTGTATCGTGATACGCCTGTCTACAGGTACGACTTTGACGGAACAAGACACCCGGATCCCGACGCGGGGTACCTGCCGCTACTAGTGAGCAAGACACGAGAGATATTTGGCCGGGACATTGACATTGGGATAAGAGAGTATCTCCCGGCTGGCGCCTTCTGGATTAGCGAGATCGACACTTCCCGATACTCTGATATGGATTTCATCATTCATTTCAGCGATATGGTCGGAATATATGCAGAACTCGGGCTTGACTACATATCCAAGATCATGTTTGGGGACTCAGTCAACCAGCACAAGGCATACTTCGACCGTCAGGGAAATCTCGGCCCAAATTTCCCAGTCCACAAACAGCTGGCCGAGAGGTTCTCTGGGGAGATATTGGAGGTTGGTCGCACTGTTCCATATGATGATTTGAAAGTCAAGGTGTACGGTACGCATAAAGGAGACAGCTACTTCGTCATGATCTTGAACAAAGACGTCGATAGGGGACACACGATTCAAGTGACGCTAGATGACCGCTTCGACTTGACGCTTCGCCTGCCGAAACGCAGCTACACTTCGCTCACTGTCAGTTCCGAAGGGATCGAAGTATCAACCATTCAGGGCTAG
- a CDS encoding guanylate kinase codes for MSLLVVLSGPSGAGKDAVLSKMKESGFPFYYAVTATTRPRRAVESDGRDYRFISEARFQDMLQRGYLLESARVYGYWYGVPKMQVKQALDEGKDVMLKMDVQGAATIRRLLPAAILIFLTLPSMEEYEQRLRLRKTESDSDLKVRLGKVSDEMRSLAIFDYMVMNRQDELDAAVSQIKAIVTAEKCRVNPRTVELK; via the coding sequence GTGTCTTTGCTTGTGGTCTTATCAGGGCCCTCCGGGGCGGGCAAGGACGCCGTCCTCAGTAAAATGAAGGAGTCAGGATTCCCATTCTACTATGCTGTAACAGCAACAACACGTCCCCGGCGAGCAGTGGAAAGCGACGGCAGAGACTACCGTTTCATATCAGAGGCAAGGTTTCAGGACATGTTGCAGCGTGGATATCTGCTGGAGTCAGCCAGGGTCTATGGCTATTGGTACGGGGTCCCCAAGATGCAGGTGAAGCAAGCTCTGGATGAAGGAAAAGATGTCATGCTGAAGATGGACGTCCAGGGTGCAGCCACGATAAGGAGACTGCTGCCGGCGGCCATACTCATTTTCCTCACCCTCCCTTCAATGGAAGAATATGAGCAGCGACTGCGGTTGCGCAAGACCGAGTCTGATAGTGATCTGAAGGTACGCCTGGGAAAGGTGAGTGATGAGATGAGGAGCTTGGCCATCTTCGATTATATGGTCATGAACCGCCAGGACGAGCTGGATGCAGCCGTATCCCAGATCAAAGCCATTGTGACGGCCGAAAAATGCCGGGTGAATCCCCGCACGGTCGAGCTGAAATAG
- a CDS encoding flavodoxin family protein: MKVVGVCGSPRKGNTEWMLRKLLERAAEAGADTELILLREKDIQGCDGCLGCEAGGKARRGICRIHDDMQQIYPKLIEADGLALGTPVYFEMLSGLLKNFMDRTCPIWPMLESKPIVGIAVAEEGIGKAVQNLRTYSSVCGMRWVGHVAALAKNPKQVSNDKDVERRLNRLGIKLIDVLRH; this comes from the coding sequence ATGAAAGTAGTCGGTGTTTGTGGGTCTCCGAGAAAAGGCAATACTGAGTGGATGCTAAGAAAGCTTCTGGAAAGGGCTGCCGAAGCTGGGGCCGACACGGAGCTGATCTTGCTCAGGGAGAAAGATATCCAGGGGTGCGATGGTTGCCTGGGCTGCGAGGCCGGAGGGAAGGCACGAAGGGGAATCTGCAGGATTCACGATGACATGCAGCAGATCTATCCCAAGCTGATTGAAGCCGATGGCCTTGCTCTTGGCACACCGGTCTACTTTGAGATGCTGTCTGGTTTGCTCAAGAACTTCATGGACAGAACCTGCCCCATCTGGCCGATGCTTGAGTCAAAGCCCATTGTTGGGATAGCTGTAGCAGAAGAAGGCATTGGGAAGGCTGTACAGAACTTGAGGACGTACTCGTCTGTGTGTGGTATGCGATGGGTTGGGCATGTTGCCGCTTTGGCAAAGAATCCAAAACAGGTGTCAAATGACAAAGACGTGGAGCGCCGCTTGAACCGGTTGGGAATCAAGCTTATCGATGTGCTGAGGCACTAA
- a CDS encoding DUF370 domain-containing protein has protein sequence MTTELVHLGFSNMAAMNKVIAVISPNSAPAKRLVHEGKNKGNVIDVTNGRRTKAILVMENGHIVLAAITPETIAGRVVATRVSESKDLADECCQEE, from the coding sequence ATGACTACGGAACTGGTCCATCTCGGTTTCAGCAATATGGCGGCAATGAATAAGGTTATCGCTGTTATCTCGCCCAACTCCGCACCGGCAAAGCGCCTTGTCCACGAAGGCAAGAACAAAGGGAACGTCATCGATGTTACCAATGGAAGAAGGACAAAAGCGATCCTTGTAATGGAAAACGGACATATTGTCCTGGCTGCCATTACCCCTGAAACTATCGCAGGAAGAGTAGTAGCAACACGCGTGTCTGAGTCCAAAGATCTCGCCGATGAGTGTTGCCAGGAGGAGTAA
- a CDS encoding aspartate kinase, which translates to MSLIVQKYGGSSAADAEKIKNIARRAIATKEKGNKVVVVISAMGDTTDELIDLAHQITSQPDERELDTLLSTGEIISSTLLAMAVKSFGHKAISLSGGQAGIQTDGIYSQARIRSIDPQRILRELDRGNVVTVAGFQGVTENNDITTLGRGGSDTTAVALAVSLKADMCHIYTDVEGVFTADPRLVPEALKLKEIDYEEMMELATYGAKVMHPRAVEIGQIYSMPILVASSFNDSPGTVIHGGFPMEVRNKVRGIAHDLNVAKVTILTVPDRPGVASAIFEPLAEAKVSVDTIVQNASIDGTTDLTFTVARNDLRKAMKVVDSVAKSIGAKGCANNAKLGKVSIIGTGMQNTPGYAARMFRALYDAGINIELITTSEIRITCIVDEAKVPEAVRALHKAFELDKE; encoded by the coding sequence ATCTCAGCTATGGGAGACACTACTGACGAGCTCATAGACCTCGCCCATCAGATTACCAGCCAGCCTGATGAAAGAGAGCTGGACACCCTGCTCTCCACAGGTGAGATTATCTCCAGCACACTGCTTGCCATGGCAGTGAAGTCCTTTGGCCATAAAGCGATCAGCCTCAGCGGTGGGCAGGCTGGAATCCAAACAGATGGCATCTACAGCCAGGCTCGGATTCGTTCAATTGACCCTCAGCGAATCTTGAGGGAGTTGGATAGAGGCAACGTAGTAACAGTCGCCGGGTTCCAGGGGGTGACAGAGAATAACGACATCACTACCTTAGGTCGTGGCGGCTCCGATACTACTGCTGTAGCACTGGCGGTAAGTCTGAAAGCAGACATGTGTCACATCTACACTGATGTGGAGGGCGTATTTACTGCTGACCCGCGCCTTGTTCCTGAGGCACTCAAGTTGAAGGAAATTGATTATGAGGAGATGATGGAACTGGCCACGTATGGAGCCAAGGTAATGCACCCGCGGGCTGTAGAAATAGGACAGATATACAGCATGCCGATACTGGTAGCTTCCAGTTTTAATGATAGTCCCGGAACGGTCATCCATGGAGGGTTTCCAATGGAAGTACGAAATAAGGTTCGAGGTATCGCCCATGACCTCAATGTAGCTAAAGTCACCATCCTTACTGTCCCAGATCGCCCTGGCGTAGCCAGTGCGATCTTTGAGCCCCTGGCTGAAGCAAAGGTTAGCGTGGATACCATTGTCCAGAATGCCAGCATTGATGGGACAACCGATCTCACATTTACTGTTGCCCGCAACGATCTCAGAAAGGCTATGAAAGTAGTAGATTCTGTTGCCAAGTCGATCGGTGCTAAAGGATGCGCAAACAATGCCAAGCTGGGGAAGGTCAGCATTATTGGAACGGGGATGCAGAATACTCCAGGATACGCAGCTCGGATGTTCAGAGCACTCTACGATGCCGGCATCAATATTGAGCTTATCACCACCTCAGAGATAAGGATCACCTGTATTGTCGACGAGGCCAAGGTGCCTGAGGCTGTGCGTGCTCTGCATAAGGCTTTTGAGCTAGACAAGGAATAG
- a CDS encoding prephenate dehydrogenase: MKKHIAIIGLGLIGGSIGLALKRSGLENAEVTGYARNPEVASKALRLRAVDKIGESLTSTVGKADIVILATPTMAIKDILEQIGPHLISGCIVTDTASTKTKVMEWAEQYLPSRVNFIGGHPMAGKESAGIDVAEANLFQGRTYCLVPGRNSSPASIQLMVELVGKMGANPLFITALEHDNFVAGISHLPFILSSTLVMATTKSPVWKKMSGLAATGYRDVTRLASQHPRMNRDICLTNRENILLWIDEFSRELSRFRQLVADNSEDMEKAFMQARQARESWLEDYDKRD, encoded by the coding sequence ATGAAGAAACATATTGCGATCATCGGACTGGGGCTAATCGGTGGTTCCATCGGTTTGGCTCTAAAGCGTTCCGGACTGGAAAACGCTGAGGTCACAGGTTACGCACGCAATCCGGAAGTTGCCAGCAAGGCACTGAGGCTGAGAGCTGTGGACAAAATCGGAGAAAGTCTTACCTCAACTGTTGGCAAAGCAGACATTGTCATCCTGGCAACTCCGACAATGGCGATAAAGGATATCCTGGAGCAGATTGGCCCTCACCTGATTTCAGGCTGCATCGTTACCGACACAGCCAGCACAAAGACAAAAGTTATGGAGTGGGCCGAGCAATACCTGCCATCGAGAGTAAACTTCATTGGCGGACACCCCATGGCAGGGAAAGAATCCGCGGGTATCGATGTGGCTGAGGCCAACCTTTTTCAGGGCCGTACTTATTGCCTTGTCCCGGGGCGAAATTCTTCCCCGGCTTCAATTCAACTCATGGTAGAACTGGTGGGAAAGATGGGGGCTAATCCCCTGTTTATCACAGCCCTGGAACATGACAATTTTGTGGCGGGGATCAGCCATCTGCCTTTCATTCTCTCCTCTACCCTGGTAATGGCGACAACCAAAAGCCCTGTCTGGAAGAAGATGTCCGGGTTAGCTGCAACAGGATACCGGGATGTGACCCGCCTGGCTTCACAGCACCCGCGAATGAACCGGGATATCTGCCTGACCAACCGGGAGAACATACTTCTCTGGATCGATGAGTTTTCCAGGGAATTGAGCCGGTTCCGCCAGTTAGTGGCCGACAACAGCGAAGATATGGAGAAAGCCTTTATGCAAGCGCGGCAGGCACGCGAATCATGGCTTGAGGACTATGATAAAAGAGATTAG